From the Selenomonas sp. oral taxon 920 genome, the window TATCGCCCTGACGCAGCGTCGTCGGATCCGCGCCGATGTTGACTGTATTGTTTGTAGTCGCACCGCCGCCATTCGTGTAGCCGCCGTAGACCGCGCCCGTAACCTTACCGCCCGAGAGCGTGACTGTGTTGCCCGTCACATCACCGCTGTTCGCAGCCTTATCAACGTAGCCGCCATAGACGTTCGTCAGCGTACCTGCGCCCGTCCCCGTGACCGTGACCGTATTCTTGATCGAGCCGCCTACCGTGCCCATCGTCTTGCCGCCGTATGCACTGTGCGCACCTGCGGCGAGACTCTTGACCGTCAGCCGATTGCTCTCCGTCGTATTGCCGAAATGAGAAATGCCGCCAAGTGCCTCGCCCGTCGTCGCGGCGGTAAAGTCAACCACGCCGTCCTTGAAACGGTTTGCATCGAGGTAGATCTTGTTCGCCGTCGTGCTGCCGACATGATTTGTGCGCAGACCGTACTCCATGCCGTCATGGACGCTGAGGAGACGCTGATTTGCCGCGCCCGTGAATGTCATGCCTGCGGCATTGAGCAGCGTGATGGTATTCGTGCGCTGTTTGCCCACACTCCATGCGTGAAGCGTCTCTCCGTCGAGGTTGATTTTCGACCAGTCTACGTCATCACCGTCAAATCCGCCCGCCTGCGCGAACGTCAACAGCGTATCGCCGTCCTTTACATCATTCCCCAAATAGAAAGTATAGTTCTCGAATTTGCCCGCCGTCTTGACGGTCATATCCTTTCCCTTGACATTCAGCGTGTTGCCCGTCACATCGCTCCGATTACCGCCGTAGATGGAGGTACCCGAAAGATCGGCACCCTGAGCAAGCCCCGTGCCGTTCCCGAGGTTCACTGTATTGTTCGTGGTCGCACCGCCGCCGTCTGCGTATCCGGCGTAGACCTTATCCGTCACCTTGCCGCCCGTCAGCGTCACTGTGTTGCCCGTGGCATCGCCGCCGTTATTTGTATAGCCGCCGTAGACCAGACCGTTAACGACGCCGCCCGTCAGCGTCACTTTATTGCCCGTCGCCGCGCCACCGTCATGCGTGTAGCCGCCGTGGACATCATCGCTGCTCGTGCCGCCCGAGATCATGACCTCATTGTTCTGCGCCGCGCCCTTGCCCTTGGTATGACCGCCATAGAGCCGGTTGTATGTACCGTTTTGGATCGTGACCTTGTTGCCCGTGACAGCGGCCGTGCTGTCCGCATTGTCGATGGCACCGCCGTAGACATCGCCCGCTGTGCCATTCTCAAGCGTCACTGCATTGCCCTCGCCGTCCGCACTGCCGCCGACCGCGCCCTTGCCCCGCGTATAGCCGCCGTAGACCGTGCTAGTACGACCATTTTTCAGCGTGACACTGTTGCCTGTCACCGTGCCCGTAGCGTTCTTCTTATTCGTGACCGCACCGCCGTGGACGTAGGAGAGTCCGCCGCCGACCCCCGTATTCTCGACAACGACGCGGTTGTTCTTGGAACCGCCCGTGCGTCCTGCCGTCTTGCCGCCGTAGGTATTGCCCACCCACTCCGTCGTGGAGGTGTTCGTGATCGTGAGCGTATTGCTCTCCGTCGTGTGGTTGTTGTAGGAGACACCACCGAACAGTTCCTTCGCATTCGGCGGATTCGTACCGTTATACGTCCACGTATTTCCCTTGAAGATATTGTACCCCATGATGACGGAGGAGCCTTCACGTTCCCCCGTATCAGTGCCGACGAAGTACTCGACATTGTCCGTGCTGCCGAGATCGCGGGACTGATAGCCCTGTTTGAACTTCAGCATCCCCGTCGCGCTCTTGACAAGAGTAATAAGGCCGGTTGGTTTTCCCGTCAGCTTCGATGTATCCAGAACGAAATTATTCGCAAAGTCGATCTCCCTGCCAAAGCCGCCGTTCTCCAGCGTCAGCATCGTGTCGCCGTCTTTGATGTTGTTGTTCAGCGTGAACTTATACTTGTCAAAATTATCCACGCTGTAAACCTTGACGCCCTTGGCGCGGACGTTCAGCGTATTGTTGTTCACCGCACCGTCCGTGGAGTTGTCGCCGTGAATATTTGCCTTGGTGAGGTCTGCCGTATAGGTGCCGTCCTCTGCACCAAGATTCACCGTATTGTTCGATGCGCTGCTGCCGGCAGCCGTCATCTTTTTGCCGCCGTAGACATCGGCAGGGGTGAAGCTGCCTACCGTGCCGCCCGAGATCGTGACTGTGTTGCCCGTCGCCGCCCCCTTGGCGCTGAGACCGCCATAGATCTCCCTCGTCACCGTGCCGCCCGTGAGGTTGACCGTATTGTTCTTCGCCGCACCTGTACCATAGTTCTGCCCGCCGACCGCATACTCCACCGTGCCCTGCTTCATATTGACGATATTGCCCGAAACCTCGCCCGCATTGTCTGCGTTCGTGATTTTACCGCCGTAGATATCCTTGATCGCGGAAGTGTTGGCGGGGAGTTCGAGCGTCGCCGTATTGTCTTTGACATCACCTGTCGCTCCCTCGTTCTTGCCGCCGTAGGCATAGGAGAGCTGTGTGCCGGACGCAGGCAGCCCCGTCACCGTCAGCGTGTTGCCCGTCGTCGTATGACCAAAGCGGGAGAGTCCGCCGTAGACCTCGCCGCCGAAGGTCGGTGTTGTACCGTCATAGGTGACATGACTGTCCTTGAATCGGCTCGCCTCCAGCATGAGGGCGTTCGCCGTACCTGTGCCATTATTCGTAACAAATCTGAACTCATGCGTCTCGGTAGCCGTCGCCGCCTCACCACGTGTCGCATAGTTTTGGAACGTCAACGTATCGGTATCATTGCTGCGCTTCAAAAGGGTCATGCGCTTGATTCCGTGCTGCGTCGCGAGGTAGTCCGCCGACAGCCCCGTGCGATCGACAGTGATCTTGTCCATGTCAACGCCCGTGCCTACGAAGTCGCCCGCATTGGTGACGGTCAGCATTGTATCGCCGAACGCAGTTGCGCTGTTCAGTTTGAATTTGTAGTTCTCGAAATTGTTGACGGACTTCGCCGCAGCATTCTTGGCGTTGACGCTGAGTGTATTGCCCGTCACATAATCGCCTGTCCCCGTCCCGTTTCCGCTGTATTTTCCGCCATAGATATCGGCATTCGTAAGCGTTGTACCCGAGAGATCAGTATGCGTGTCATCGCCAAGGTTGACGGTGTTGCCCGTCGCCGTGCCATTCAGCTTCCACGACACGCCGCCGTAGATATTGCCGCTGAATGTGCCGCCCGCAATCGTGACGGTATTGTTGTTTGCAGCAAAGTTCTGCGCGGTATAGGCAGAACCGTTATCGCCGCCCGCACCGCCATAGACATGGTCTTGGAATGTGCCGCCCGTAATCGTGACCTTGTTGCCCGTCACCGTTCCGGACTTATCTGAATAGCCGCCGTACACGCGCTTTTGGAACGTACCGTCCGAGATATTGACGATATTCCCCGTCACCGTTCCGGCAGTATCCGCATAGCCGCCATACACGGCTTCCTCGAGTGTACTGCTGCCCGATACTGTGATCGTATTTCCTGTTACAGTACCGCTTGCACTGCTGTATCCGCCGTTGACAGACTGCTTGATCGTACTGCCCGAGATCGTGATCTCATTGTCCGAGGCAGTTCCGTCGCCCGTCATATGTCCGCCGTTGACGATGCCCTCGACGGTACTTCCATTCGTGATGGCGACAATATTCCCTGTCGCCTTTCCGTTTGCGCCCGAGGACTGTCCGCCGGAGATATTTTTCTTGACCGTACCGCCCGTTACCGTGACCTTGTTTCCGGTCACAGTTGAATCGGCTCCTCCGAGCACGCCGACGATATGCCCCTCCACTGTACCGCCCTCGACGCGGACTTCGTTGCCCTCAGCCGTGCCGCTGCCGTCCAGCTTGCCGCCGTAGACCGACCAGTCAGCATGTCCCTTGACGGTGAAGATATTGCGGTTCACATTACTTTTTGCCCAACCGGCATATGAGCTGTTGTCCACCCAGCCGCCCGTCTCGACGGTGACGGTATTGCCCTCTGCCTTGCTGTCTGCCGCCGTCGCATAGCCGCCGTACGCCGCCTTTACCTTGCCCGTCGCTGTGATCGTGACATGGTTGTTCGTCGCATTGCCGTCTCCCGCCGTGTAGCCGCCGTAGACACTCAGATTCGTGTTGTTCGTATTCGTGATCTTGATTTTGTTGTTCGTCGTCGTATTGCCGAGACTCGAATAGCCGCCGTAGACCTCTGTGCCTGTGACGTTGTCTGCCGTCGCGTCGACGTTTTGGAAGCGGTTCACTTCGGCTGTAACATCCGTCGTCAGCGTCCTTGTGGGGAAAAGCATCGACGGCGTTGCCGTAATGTTGTACTCGAAATCACCGCTCGATCCTGTTTTTGCCGCATAATTATTAAAAACGATATCCGAGCCAGAATTGGAATGCATTAGTGTTACAGTTCCAATTTTCCCGTACTTCGTTGTGTCTACTGCCCATCCAGACAAGTCTAGATTCAGTTTATTCCAGTCAGCACCGCTGCCAAGATTCCCCGAACCAAGCGTAAGCATCGTATTTCCTGCTTTAATCGGAGCAGTCAGATGGAAATTGTAGCTCTCAAAGTTTCGTATTTTTTCAACTTCGACCCCCTTTGCATAGACATGCAGCGCATTTCCGGTAACATCACTGGTTCGATTCCCACCATATACCTCGACACGCTTCATTCCCGTTCCTGCGGTATAAACACCCTCCGCAGTGCCGAGATTCACAACATTGTTGATTGTTTTTCCCGTTCCTCCGGAGTAGCCGCCGTAAATCTTCCCGCTGGTTGTCAGAACAGCCTGGCCGCCGAGCGTCCCCCCCGATATGGTAACGGTATTGCCCGATACCGTACCAGAGCCATTCGAATAACCGCCATGAATATTTCCTCCAGCAGATGTGCCGATTATCCCCCCCGATACCGCAACCGTATTTCCCGATACATCACCGTTGCCCGCGGTATACGCACCGTATACGTTCGTATTTCCTTTGCTGAGTGTACCGCCCGAAATCGTCAGCGTATTGCCCGTGACATCTGAACTGTTCGACGCGTTTGTGACAACACCGCCGCCAGCCTCATCCTTGAGTGTGCCGCCCGTGATGGTGACAGAGTTGCCCGTGACCGCCCCCGTTCCTTGCGTCACGCCGCCAAAGGCATCACCCTCCACGGTGCCGCCCGCGACCGTGACCGCGTTGCCCGTGACAGCCTTTGTCGCGGACGCGCCATTAAAGCCGCCATAGATAGGATCCTTCGACAGCCCGTTATTGAAGAACACTTTATTGCCCGTGACTGCGCCTGTTCCGCTGACACCGCCGTAGATCATGCTCTGCCCGCCGCCGTTGCTGACCCGAAGGCCATGAATCGTGAGCGTATTGCCCGTGACATCCTCTGTCGCATTCTTCTTGCCGCCGCCGGAGATTGTTCCCCACGTACTAAACGGAACATTGGGTGTGCCTGGCGTCCCAATCGTGATATTGTTATCACTCATTGAGTTGGTCTTGTTCGTACCCTCAAGACCACTGATGGTGGTTGCCGTCTCCGTGTAGTCATGCGCTGCATACGCCGTCGAGGCATCCAAAAAGGCACCGCTGCCGGCAGACAGGCCAAGAGCTACATACAAAGCCAACCGCCGTTGTGCTTTCAATCCATTGAACATAGGCTCCTCCTCTAATCCTTAGACAAAAAGTCTCGATTCCGTCACAGAAATGCTTTTACATATCTCATTGTAGATTGAGATTCATTATATGTCTATTTATGATACATGAGCCCTATTGTCATTGTCAACGCTATTTCTAATTTATTATCCTTCTTATTGAATAAAATTTAACAAAGCGTGAATAAAAGGCCATCATTTTACTTTTATATATGAATCATCTTTCATATTTGTGTGTGCTGCAACACTTCCATGCACAAAACGCCGCAATTCGGATTCTTCTGGACAGGTGTGCGCATTGTGCTTATAATAACTGTAGTATTTCAAATAGGCAAACGTATTATCAAAAAGGAGCAGTTCATATGGACTACACAAGCAAGATCGCCGTCGGAATGACGCATGAGGCAGTGGATACGGTAACGGATGCGAATACGGCGGTGACGGTCGGCAGCGGCTCGCTTGCGGTGTATGCGACCCCTGCGATGGCGGCGCTGATGGAGCGTGCGGCGGCAGAGCTGTGCCAAGAGGAGTGCCCCGAGGGCTGGACGACGGTCGGCACGTCACTGAACATCGCGCACCGCGCGGCGACGCCGACGGGGCTGACAGTACGAGCCATTGCCGAGGTGACGGCAGTCGACGGACGCGCGGTCACACTCAAGGTCACGGCATACGACGAACGCGAGGAGATCGGCGCGGGCACGCACACGCGCTTTGCCGTTGCAGTGGATAAATTCATGGCAAAGGCAGAGGGAAAGCGTTCATAATCCATCGGCAGAAGCGAGGATATGAGCGGCGTGACACAGCCCGTCATCTCCCGCGTTGAGCAGGGCACGACAAACCCGAACATTGCGACGATCCAGCTCCTCGTCTCACTTGGGAAAGAGCTCCGACAGCCCCTGCTCTAGAGTACAACAAGGGCGGCGATACGAAACAGAGATTTCGTACCGCCGCCCTATTCTTATGTCTTATTCGGTTTTATTAGAACGCCCAGT encodes:
- a CDS encoding autotransporter outer membrane beta-barrel domain-containing protein, whose product is MFNGLKAQRRLALYVALGLSAGSGAFLDASTAYAAHDYTETATTISGLEGTNKTNSMSDNNITIGTPGTPNVPFSTWGTISGGGKKNATEDVTGNTLTIHGLRVSNGGGQSMIYGGVSGTGAVTGNKVFFNNGLSKDPIYGGFNGASATKAVTGNAVTVAGGTVEGDAFGGVTQGTGAVTGNSVTITGGTLKDEAGGGVVTNASNSSDVTGNTLTISGGTLSKGNTNVYGAYTAGNGDVSGNTVAVSGGIIGTSAGGNIHGGYSNGSGTVSGNTVTISGGTLGGQAVLTTSGKIYGGYSGGTGKTINNVVNLGTAEGVYTAGTGMKRVEVYGGNRTSDVTGNALHVYAKGVEVEKIRNFESYNFHLTAPIKAGNTMLTLGSGNLGSGADWNKLNLDLSGWAVDTTKYGKIGTVTLMHSNSGSDIVFNNYAAKTGSSGDFEYNITATPSMLFPTRTLTTDVTAEVNRFQNVDATADNVTGTEVYGGYSSLGNTTTNNKIKITNTNNTNLSVYGGYTAGDGNATNNHVTITATGKVKAAYGGYATAADSKAEGNTVTVETGGWVDNSSYAGWAKSNVNRNIFTVKGHADWSVYGGKLDGSGTAEGNEVRVEGGTVEGHIVGVLGGADSTVTGNKVTVTGGTVKKNISGGQSSGANGKATGNIVAITNGSTVEGIVNGGHMTGDGTASDNEITISGSTIKQSVNGGYSSASGTVTGNTITVSGSSTLEEAVYGGYADTAGTVTGNIVNISDGTFQKRVYGGYSDKSGTVTGNKVTITGGTFQDHVYGGAGGDNGSAYTAQNFAANNNTVTIAGGTFSGNIYGGVSWKLNGTATGNTVNLGDDTHTDLSGTTLTNADIYGGKYSGNGTGTGDYVTGNTLSVNAKNAAAKSVNNFENYKFKLNSATAFGDTMLTVTNAGDFVGTGVDMDKITVDRTGLSADYLATQHGIKRMTLLKRSNDTDTLTFQNYATRGEAATATETHEFRFVTNNGTGTANALMLEASRFKDSHVTYDGTTPTFGGEVYGGLSRFGHTTTGNTLTVTGLPASGTQLSYAYGGKNEGATGDVKDNTATLELPANTSAIKDIYGGKITNADNAGEVSGNIVNMKQGTVEYAVGGQNYGTGAAKNNTVNLTGGTVTREIYGGLSAKGAATGNTVTISGGTVGSFTPADVYGGKKMTAAGSSASNNTVNLGAEDGTYTADLTKANIHGDNSTDGAVNNNTLNVRAKGVKVYSVDNFDKYKFTLNNNIKDGDTMLTLENGGFGREIDFANNFVLDTSKLTGKPTGLITLVKSATGMLKFKQGYQSRDLGSTDNVEYFVGTDTGEREGSSVIMGYNIFKGNTWTYNGTNPPNAKELFGGVSYNNHTTESNTLTITNTSTTEWVGNTYGGKTAGRTGGSKNNRVVVENTGVGGGLSYVHGGAVTNKKNATGTVTGNSVTLKNGRTSTVYGGYTRGKGAVGGSADGEGNAVTLENGTAGDVYGGAIDNADSTAAVTGNKVTIQNGTYNRLYGGHTKGKGAAQNNEVMISGGTSSDDVHGGYTHDGGAATGNKVTLTGGVVNGLVYGGYTNNGGDATGNTVTLTGGKVTDKVYAGYADGGGATTNNTVNLGNGTGLAQGADLSGTSIYGGNRSDVTGNTLNVKGKDMTVKTAGKFENYTFYLGNDVKDGDTLLTFAQAGGFDGDDVDWSKINLDGETLHAWSVGKQRTNTITLLNAAGMTFTGAANQRLLSVHDGMEYGLRTNHVGSTTANKIYLDANRFKDGVVDFTAATTGEALGGISHFGNTTESNRLTVKSLAAGAHSAYGGKTMGTVGGSIKNTVTVTGTGAGTLTNVYGGYVDKAANSGDVTGNTVTLSGGKVTGAVYGGYTNGGGATTNNTVNIGADPTTLRQGDTSTLAAGTDFTAAELYGGNKSDASGNTLNITVKDAAAKKAQNFENYTFYLTNSVAADKPSSGTVDDTYTTSRGTMLTLANGFDGQTADWNKVTVDTSKLSADKTLGAITLMKSTAANELKFSNYAAKNHAVSGDYEVVQRTDTNTGVANAVLIDVNRFKNGDVIYDGVNPNAKTYAGVSYGGNTAEKNIMTLTGIASGNTVDYLSGGRSEGTAGGAVNNTVNLLGTGSGTLEEVYGGYIGKATNAANATGNTVNIAGGTAQNVYGGYTSGTGETTGNIVNIGYTDKNGAFHAVADGTKVTGTIYGGSKSDHVTGNTLNVRGAITAGQIANFEKLNFAVNKDTAGKTLLSLNGGAQTTGLDWSKVTATVDPTNMTVSSYGASRITLMANANGIDFGATYHGAKGETRDVFEFVTDKDNNSVYTDTYRFKGNEVSYAASDNTHDSAWGGRSELGNVVEENTLTMTGGEITGTAYGGTSRTNTAKKNTLVLQGGSAGELVGGFGTTATDNTVDIFGGRVTGDVYGGRATNGAASNNTVNLYHGVTIGGVIHGGAGNANSTDNTLAVRSFGTTAKDFDGVQNLHFYIPEGTTADPAAATMLRLTNVGELSHDDKKNLSNVNVRVGLAGSRPTLNVGDTVSLMKAYKVDGSDNQAVEIINAPSVSDAEGMHGISLRYKFNLLTREAQNETDPHTKNETHLKNELVAEVSDVSVNDQTKSLVETRVAATAMINSSGDLLADSGIGAAINAVSAAAHAPAAKSTANAGTQASAASAAASSAFQMWAAQSGSATRLNSGSYVDAKGWNLNLGFAKQTTMGRNTVTYGPFIEYGRGTYDSYLDDGTHGDGSMSHVGVGVMAVSKSDSGAYVEGSLRAGRVKSDYAGDISNTTATYDSSSTYYAAHIGVGREKELKGGDTIDTYAKYFYSHQGGDTVKLNTGEVYDFDAVNSSRLRIGARYTKKLNGGGAFYTGLAYEYEFGSDAGATFGDYSTPSPSLKGSTGVLELGYRFAPKSSNVSYGMSLMGMTGKRRGISGGVQINWAF
- a CDS encoding thioesterase family protein codes for the protein MDYTSKIAVGMTHEAVDTVTDANTAVTVGSGSLAVYATPAMAALMERAAAELCQEECPEGWTTVGTSLNIAHRAATPTGLTVRAIAEVTAVDGRAVTLKVTAYDEREEIGAGTHTRFAVAVDKFMAKAEGKRS
- a CDS encoding helix-turn-helix domain-containing protein, with the translated sequence MSGVTQPVISRVEQGTTNPNIATIQLLVSLGKELRQPLL